A region of the Halosolutus amylolyticus genome:
CCCCTTCAACTCGCGGAGTTCAGCCTCCATCTCCTTCTCGCGGCGGCGAGAGATCCAGAAGTAGGCCTCGTCGCGGGTGTCTTCGGCCATGAGGACGACGACACGGCCCTCGGACTGGCGGCCCGTTCGCCCCTTGCGCTGGATCGATCGGATCGCGGTCGGGACGGGTTCGTAGAAGAGCACGAGGTCGACCTCGGGCACGTCCAGACCCTCCTCGGCGACCGAGGTGGAGACGAGCACCTCGAACTCGCCCGCCCGGAACTCGTCTAACACCTCCTTCTGCTGGGTCTGGGTCATCCCGTCGGAGCCCTCGCGATCGCCCTGGCCGACGAACCGCTTCGCGTCGAAACTCTCCGAGAGGAAGTCCGTCAGCGCCTCCGCGGTGTCCCTGGATTCGGTGAAGACGATCACGCGTTCGCCGTCGTCGAGCCCCAGCGTCTCGGCGAGCAGCATTCTGGTCTTCCGGTACTTCGGGTGCAACTCGTCGAAGCGCTCGGCCTTGCGCATGGCCTCCCGGACGCGGGGATCCGAGACCATCCGCTGGCTCGCCTTCGACGCGCCCGACGATCGGGCCTGGTTGCGCTGGCGATCGAAGTACCGCCGGAGTGCCTCGACGCTCTGGGTCTCGACGAGCGTGACGGCCTGCCGGAGTTTCATCACCTCGGCGTGGACGGACATCCCCTCGAACCCCTCCGACTGGTCGTTGTTGATCAACTGCTGGAGTTCGGCGCGCATCCGGTTGAGGTCCTTCTGGGACTGGTCGGGCTGGGTCGAGTCCGCGACGCCCAGTTCCTTCAGCTTCTCGAGGCGGTCTTTGATGACCTCGTTCAACGCGTCCCGGATCTCGAGCACCTCGTCGGGGAGGTCGATCCGCTCCCACTCGACGTCGGTATCGTGGGTGAACTCGGCGACGTCGGCGTCGTCCTCGGTCATCACCTCGATCTCCTGGATACCGAGATTCTCGCAGACGTCGAGGATGGCCTCCTCGTCGCCGCCGGGGGAGGCCGACATTCCCGTCACGAGCGGGTCGCTGGCGTCGGCGTGGTAGCGCTCGGCGATGTAGTTGTACGCGTAGTCGCCGGTCGCGCGGTGACACTCGTCGAACGTGCAGTGGGTGACGTCGGAAAGCGAGATCCGACTCCCGACGAGGTCGTTCTCGATCACCTGCGGCGTGGCCATCACGATCGTCGACTCCGCCCACAGCGCGGCCCGGTCCTCGGGACTGACGTCGCCGGTGAAGACGACGATCTCGTCGTCCGGAATCTGCAGGGCCTCCCGGTAGAACTCCGCGTGCTGCTGGACGAGGGGCTTCGTCGGCGCGAGCATCAGCGACTTCCCGCCGACTTCGTCGAGTCGGCGGGCCGTCACGAGCAGGCTCACGGTCGTCTTTCCGAGCCCGGTCGGGAGACAGACGAGCGTGTGGTGGTTCGCGGCCGTCCCGGCGAGTTGCAACTGGTAGAGTCGGCGCTCCAGGAAGTCGGGTGCGAGCAACGGGTGCTCGATCGTCGGCTGACTCCCGTTCTCGTCCGTCGCTGCCATTGGCGATCGTTCATCGTCGCCGCGAATAAGGGTTCCCGTACCGCGGTGAAAGTGATATCGCGGCCGCCGATCGCCGGTTCGGCGCGCCAGTCGGAACTTCACGACCTCGTTCCCGCAGTCGCCAGCGGTCCCGTCGGAACCGCTCACTCGCCGCTGTATTCTTCGAGAAGGGCCGCTCGTTCCGATCGGCCCAGCCGTTCGTACGCTGTCGCCTCGTAGTCGAGCGAGAGCACGGGTACGCGAACGCGGCCGGTATCCACGATCGTTCGATGGTCCGTGACGTCGACCGGCGGGTCCCACGTGCCGTCGTCCCGACGCTTCTGTACCGCGCCCATGATCTCGACCCGAACGCCGTCGAGGTCGATCGCCCCGAAGTGCGAGCGGATCCGCTCCGATTCCGAGACCGAGACCGGGTCGACGACCCGCTCCGAAAACGCGTCTTCGATCGCGTACGCGCCATCTTCGGTCGTCTGCACGTCGATATCGTCCGGCGACAGCGGAACCCCCTGGAGGGCGAAACTGGTGCTTCCCGTAAGCGCCCACGTTACGTCGCGATCGTCGAGCGCCGTCGCGAGCGTTTCGAGCGCGTCGAGGTACCGATCGTCGAGTTCGGGCATCGCTTCTCGATCGTACTCGGATCGGAATCGTAAGTGTCCGGGTGCGATCGACCGGACACGATGGGAAAACGAGTTTGCGTCGAAGTCCGTAGACAAACAAATATGGCCACGCGCATTCGGGTAGATGGTGATACCTATGAAGCGCTCGCGGCGCTGAAAGGCGACGACGAGACGTTCGACGACCTGCTCTCACGGCTTATCGGAGAGCGGCGGAAATCGATCCGAAACGGTGCTGGACTGTGGGAAGGCACCGACGCGGCCGAGAGAGCGCGAGCGATGCAGGTGTCGGCGACGCCGAGAACACGATAGACAATTGCTTCGTCGTCTCCGACTCGGACTTCGATGTCGCTGGAATCACCGACCTCATCGAGGTCGATTTTCTCGACCGATTTCGGCCCTACCGATAAGGCGATTCGCCGCTTACAGAACGTATGGAAACCTCCACGATCGGCACCCGACTCCCGGACGGCAAGTCGATCGGAACCGCGATCGGGTTCGTCCTCCTGGTCAACCTCGTCGGGGCGCTGCCGGCCACCACCTCCTCGCCGGACTCGTCCTGGTTCCGGAGCCTCGAGAAACCGGCGTTCTACCCGCCCGATATCGCGTTTCCGATCGTCTGGACCCTGCTGTTTACGCTGCTCGGGATCGCGCTGTGGCTCGTCTGGCGCAGCGACGCCGACGCTCGCGGGGCCGCGCTGGGACTGTTCGCCGCGCAGATGGCGTTCAACGTGGCCTGGACGCCCGCGTTCTTCGGACTCGAGCGGCCGCTGCTCGCGCTCGGGGTCATCGTCGTCCTCTGGATGCTCGTCGCCGCCACGATCGCCGCCTTCCGGCGGGTCGATCGTCGCGCCGCGGCGCTCCTCGTCCCCTATCTCGCATGGATTACCTTCGCGGCGGTTCTCAACGCCGAAATTTGGCGGTTAAACGCCTGACGGCGGAGGGGGTTCCGTAGCACCGTTTTTCTCCCCGGAAACTAATCAAAACGATAATGTGTTCGTCCGGAAAAACTCGACGTATGCCCGCGATCGAACTCCGCGGCGTGACCAAACGCTACGGGCGTGCCGGTCTCTTCAGGGGCCGGTCGGTCACCGCCCTCCACGACCTCGATCTCACCGTTCGAAACGGGGAGATCTTCGGCTTTCTGGGCCCGAACGGGGCCGGGAAGTCGACGACTATCGACATCCTGCTGGATTACACCGCCCCGACCGAGGGATCCGTCCGCGTCCTCGGTCACGACGTCGCGACCGAGAGCACCGCCGTCCGCGAACGCGTCGGCGTCCTCCCCGACGGCTACGGGCCGATCGGCGAGCGCACGGGCCGGGAACACGTCGAATTCGCGATCGAGGCGAAAGACGCGGCCGACGACCCGGACGACCTCATCGAACGGGTCGGCATGCGCGGGGTCGGTGACTATCCCGTCGAGCAGTACTCGAAGGGGATGGCCCAGCGACTCATGCTGGCGGTGGCGCTGGTCGGGAATCCCGACCTGCTGATCCTGGACGAGCCCTCGACCGGCCTCGATCCCAACGGCGCGCGAACCATGCGCCGGATCGTCCGCGAGGAGAACGAGCGCGGCGCGACCGTCTTCTTCTCGAGTCACATCATGGAGCAGGTCGAGGCGGTCGCCGACCGGGTCGCCATCCTGGACGGCGGCGAACTCGTCGCAGTCGACACGATCGACGCGTTGCGCGAATCCTCGGGGAGTACGGCGACGGTCACGATCGAACTGTCGACGATTCCCGGCGACGCGCTCGATCGCGTCCGATCGATCGAGGGCGTGACCGGGCTGCGGACGGACGGGACGACCGTCACCGTCGCCTGCGACGACCGGGCGAAGGCTCCGGTCATCGCGACCCTTCACGGCTCCGTCGCCGACGTCACGGACGTCACCACGAGCGAGACGTCGCTCGAGGAACTGTTCGAGACCTACACGCGGGGTGTCGCCCAGTGACGTCCCCGGACACCCTCGCGCTGTTCGTCCGCGAGGACGTCCTCGACACCGTCCGGGAGCGCCAGTTCCACCTTCTCGTCGGCATCTACGTCGTCCTCGGCCTCCTGGTGACCTACGCCGCCGGTCGATCGGCGTCGGCGACCGGGTCCGACGTCGAACTGGTGCCGCCGTTGCTGGCCCTGTTTACGATGCTGACGCCGTTGCTGGCGCTCGGCTTCTTCGCCACCGCGATCGTCGAGAAGCGCACGAGCGGTGCGCTGAAAATCGTGCTCGGGCTTCCGATCCCCCGAGAAACGGTCGTCCTCGGGACGTTCGTCGGGCGAAGTCTCGTCGTCTGCACGGCGGTCGTCGTCTCGTTGCTCGCCGCCGTGCCGGTCGCCCTGCTCCAGGGTGTCACAGCCGATCCCGTCAGGCTGGCCGGTGTCGCGGCGCTTCTGGCGCTCCTCGGCGTGACGTTTACCGCGCTCGCCGTCGCCGTCTCGGCCGTCGTTCGGACGACGACGCGGGCGACCGTCGCCGCGTTCGGACTGTTCGTCGTCTTTTTCTTCCGGCTCTGGGATCGCCTTCCATACACCGCGCTGTACGTCCGGCACGGCTTCTCGTACCCGGAGACCACCCCGGAGTGGGTCGCTTTCGTGACGGCGCTGAACCCGGTCGCCGCGTACACGTACCTGCTCACGGGGCTGTTCCCCGACCTCGACAGCGGGACCTTCGTGACGCCGCCGGCCGATCCGGCGTTCTACGAAGCGCCGGCGTTCGCACTCGTCGTCCTCGTCGGCTGGATCGTCGTCGCGACCGCGATCGGCACCCTGCGGTTCCGGGCGACGGACGTCTGATCGGGCGACACGCGTCTGGTCGATCGTCCGGATACAGCCCCCGATCGCCCGTCAGACCGGGAGGTACTCGATCGCGAACCACGCGAGCACGGCGGCGTAGATCGGGATCGTCAGGTTGTCGTCGACGATGTAGGTCCGGATCTCGAGGGTAACGCCGTCGGCGAGGGTCGCACCCACCGCGGCGGCCATCGCCGCTACGAGTCCCAGGAATGGGATTGCGATCACGGTCGAGACCAGGAACATCGTGATGAGGACCTTCGGCGGCTTGATCCGCTGCAGGGTGTTGTCCGAGACGGCGCCGCTGATCGGATCGCCGAGCGAGAGCATCAACATCGCTGGGAGGGCGATATCCGGTTCGAAAACCACCACAACGGCGGCCATGCTGATCATGTACAGCGCGTAGCCGGCGGGGTTGTCCTGTTCGTACTCGCGGGTGAGTACCTCGTAGAGCCGCCAGTCGAGTCCGATCCGGAGACGGACGAACTCGAGGACGATCGTCCCGGTCGCGAGGACGACCATGAGGATCTTAAATCGGGGCCACGTCAGCCCGAGATCGAGATAGTTGGCGAGCAAATAGAGGGCGACCAGGCCCGACCCGCTGGCGTGGACGAGTCGCCGCTTCAGTTCGTCGGCCATCACATCGTGCCTCGAGAGATGTGACCTTCAGTCCGTCGGTTAGTTCTCCGGAGCGCTATATAGTACTTAAACAGCGATCGAGATCGGCGGTCGGCGGCCCGGTCGCGACTCGGCGCTGGCCCTGACGGGCCGTCGTGACGATCACTCGAGGTCGTCGAACTCGCGGTCGCCGGTCCGGAGCGCCGACATCGTCTCGGGCAGGTCCTCGATCGGGATCCGTGTCTGCTCGGTCGAGTCCCGCTCGCGGACCGTGACGGTCGCCTCGTCCGCTTCGATCGTCTCGTAGTCGACCGTCACGCAGAACGGCGTGCCGACCTCGTCCTGGCGACGGTAGCGCCGACCGATGTTGCCGGAGTCGTCGTAGGTGACCGACAGGCCCGCCGCGCGCAGGTCGTCGACGATCGCGCTGGCCTCGTCGACGAGTTCCGCGTCGCTCTGGAGCGGGAAGACGCCGACGAACGTCGGCGCGACCTCTGGCTCGAGTTCGAGGTAGGTCCGTTCCTCGCCGTCGACCTCGTCCTCGCGGTAGGCGTGGTGGAGGACGGTGTAGACCAGTCGATCGACGCCGAACGAGGGTTCGACGACGTGGGGAACGATGTGTTCGCCGGCGATCGTCTCCTCGTCGACCGAGAAGCCGGTCTTCTCGACGGGAATCTCGTGCGTTTCGCCCTCGAGTTCGATCTCGACGGTGTCGCCGTCGAACGCGGCTCGGTCTCGGCCTGCGAGCGTCTCGAGTTCCTCGACGACCGCCTGCGCGTCGCCGCCGAACTCGGGGCCGAGATAGCTCATGTCCGGATCGACCGTCGCGCGCTCGACGGTCTTCGGTTCGTCGTACTGCTTGAAGATCGTGAACCGATCGTCGGCGTATTCGGCGTGTTTCGAGAGGTCGTAGTCGCTCCGGTAGGCGAAGCCGGCCATCTCGATCCAGTTCCCGTCTATTTCGCTCTCCGCGTCCCAGCAGTCCGCGGCGTAGTGGGCCCGCTCGCCCGAGAGGTGCTGGCGGAACCGGAACCGGTCCATGTCGACGCCGACCGCGTCGTACCACGGCTTCGCGACGCCGAGGAAGTAGGCGACCCACTCGTCGCCGATGATGCCCTCGGAGACGGCGTCACCGATCGTCGTCTGAATCTCCTCGCCCTCGTCTTTGTTCTGCTCGCTGGCGGGATAGAGCGTCACCGCGACGTCTTCGACGGCCTCGAGGTCCGGGTCGTCCTCCTCGGGGTCGACGAAGTACTCGAGTTCGGCCTGCGTGAACTCGCGCGTGCGAATGATCGATCGGCGCGGGCTGATCTCGTTGCGGTAGGCCCGACCGATCTGGGTGACGCCGAACGGCAACTGGTTGCGGGCGTACTCCTTCAGGCGGGGGAACTCGACGAAGATGCCCTGTGCCGTCTCGGGCCGCAGGTAGCCGGGCTGGGAGTCGCCGGGGCCGATGTTCGTCGCGAACATCAGGTTGAACGCCTCGACGGCCTGGCCCGCGAGTCCCGCGCCACAGGAGGGACAGACGAGTTCGTACTCGGCGATGACCTCCTCGACCTCGGGAATCTCGAGGCTCTCGGCGTCCTCGTACATGGTGTTGTCCTCGACGACGTGGTCCGCCCGGTGGCTCTCGCCACACTCCGGACACTCGACGAGCATGTCGTCGAAGCCGTCGAGGTGGCCCGACGCCTCGAAGACGGGTTCGGGCATGATCGTCGGCGCGTCGATCTCCATGTTGCCCTCCGCGACCGCGAACCGATCGCGCCAGGCGTCCTCGACGTTGCCCTTCAGGGCCGCGCCCTGCGGACCGAAGGTGTAGAAACCGCCGACGCCGCCGTACGCGCCGGACGACTGGAAGAAGTAGCCGCGGCGCTTGGCCAGTTCGACCAGTTTCTCGCTCGTTGCCTCGCTCGCGTCAGTCGTCGCCTGTTGCTCACTCATAGAGTGCCTCCAGCAGATCGATATCCCGGGCGATACCGACCAGTTGCTCGCCCGCGACCATCGGGATCTGTTCGATGTCGTTGCTGATCAGCTTCTGTGCGGCCTCCTGGATCGACGTCGACCCCGAGACCGTCACCACGTCGTCGCTCATGAACTCGCTCACCGGTTCGGCCGGGATCTCGATGTCCCGCGTCGGCAGGTAGCGGCTCCCGACGGCCTTGATTCCCTCCCAGGACCACTCGTCGTCCTGGTCGCCGAAGTTGTCGCCGGTCTCCTCCTCGCCCTCGACGATGCGGGCGACGTCGATGATGTCGACCTCGGTGAGGACGCCGCTCATCTCCCCGTCGTCGTCCAGTGCGACGGTGTACGGCACGTTGGCGTAGGAGAGTTCCCGCTCGGCGACCGGCAGCGGCGCGCCCTCGTAGGTCGTGTTCACGTTCTCGCTGGCGTAGGTCTCGACGTCGCCGTCGGCCTCCTGGTCGCCCGTCGCGATCGCGTGGATCACGTCCGTCACCGTGACGATTCCCTCGAACTCGCCGTCGACCACGGGGACGCGCCGCGCGCCCTCCTCGACCATCGTCCGCGCGACGTCCTCGAGCGCGGTTCCGGCCGTAGTCGTCGGGACGTCGTCCAGCAGCATCACCAGCTGGTCTTCGTCGGGCTGTTCGATCAGTGCGTCCCGCGAGACCAGTCCCCGGTACTCGGGCCCGTCGTCGGTCGATTTGATCACCGGCACGGACGAGAACGACCGTTCCTGCAGGTACTCGAGCACGTCCGATCGGGTGCCCGGAAGGTCAACGGTCACCACGTCCTCGCGGGGCGTCATCGCGTCGGCTACGTTCATGTCCCCACCGTAGGGCAAAAATGAGTATAAACCCAGTGCTTCACGGGCCGCCGAACACGTTCGGCTACCGACCAGTCCGCGAACTGGACAGTCCGATTCGACGAGTTTATATGTGGGTGGTAGTCACATACACACATGGTGCCGAACCCCCACACCGTGTCCGCGGACGACACGATCGTCGGCTCGATCGACTCGACGGAATCGAGCGACGAGTACGTAATTGCAGACATCTCTGCCGACGGGGCGTGGCTCTCGATGGAGGCCGACGCCGCCCCGACGCTTCCTGCCATGCGATAATTCTCGCTCGAATTCGCGGCCGACGACGTCATGCCCGTCGACCCCGACCGTCCCGTCACCCACTGTTTAGTACGGGCCCGTAGACTGTCCAGCCGATGGTCGGACCTCGCCCGCGTGACGGACTGGGAACGGACGCGGACGACGAGTTCGGGTTCGAGGCCGACGACTCGCGATACACGGCCGCGACCGTTCTCGCGTCACTCGTCCCGGGAGCGCTCGCCCGCCGCGTGATCGCCGTCTCCGTCGACACCGATGCCGATCGGTACGCGCGCGACGATCCGGTCGCGTTCACGGTCGACTTCGAGAACCGTCTCCCGGTGCCTGTCGAGATCCCGACGCCTCACCAGCGCCGCTGGGGGTGGACGATCGACGGCGAACTCGAGGCCACCGACGAGCGCCGGTACACCCGATCGCGGCCGTCGGCGTTTCGCTTCCGCGGCGGCGAGCGCAAACGGGTCTCGGTCACGTGGAACGGCCGCTTCGAGCGCACGGGGGGCGATCGCCACGAGTCGATCGTCCCCGGCCCCGGCGAGTACGAGATCCGGGCGTTCGTCGCGACCCACGAGAACCAGTATCGGCCGAGCGACTCGACGACGGTTACGATCGAGTAGGGTCCCCTCTCCTCGCGGGGCTATCGCGATCGCTACGCGGGAGTGTAGCGTTCTCCGGAATCAAAATCGAGAGTCCCCGCAGGAGGCGGGGTCGAGCGATCGTCGCATGTGCGTTCGATGCACCTCGACGGCGTTACCCCGTCAGGAAGCCGCCCGCCGGCGCCTGCCGATCGGGACGGCCGGTTTCGCTCTTCTGGACGCCCGAGAACTCGGGCGAGTGTTCGATCGTTCGCTGTACTTTCGCGCCGATGCTCGTGTACGTCGCCACGATGGCGAGGATCTTACTCATACACGAGTAAATAATCACCCACTGCTCTTAAGCCTTTTTGCGACGGTTCTTCACGTTGTGTAATCGTTCCTCACTAGTTGGTCAATCGCTAGCACGACTGTTCAAAACCTATATCGTTCCTGATGCGTTGCTCTCGAGACCGATCGTCGAATCGGGGACGGCGCGGCGACGGATCGACCGGGCGATCGACCGATCCGCTCTGGATCGTCGATCGCTCACCGGTCGTCGCGGTGCAGGTGACACGCCGAGAAGTGTTCGCCGTCACCGTACGCCGATTCGACCTCGTAGGCGGGTCGCTCCCGCGCGCAGATACTCCGCTCGGCAAAGGCCGTCAGCAGTCGCTCGGTCGCCGTCTCCCAGGCGGTGCTCTCGTGGGCGTCGACGCCGTCGTCGCCGTTTCCGGTCCCTTCGCGATCGGTCGCGAGCAGGTCGATCGCCTCCGCGACGACGTTGCCCGCCTCGCCCCGCGGGAGGTCGCCGCCGAAGAATTCGGCCTCCATCTCGGCGGCCCGCATCGGTTCGAACGTCCGGCGCTTGACCGCCCGCATGAACGCCCGCGTCTGTGCCCACTCCTCGTCGGTCCAGTCGTACGCGTCGGGCGCGATCAGTCGCGGACATCGCGTGCGGAACCGACACCCTGACGGCGGATCGATCGGACTCGGGACCTCTCCCTCGAGCACCCCGCGGGCGCCGTTCTCGCGGGGATCGGGGACGGGAATCGACTCCAGCAGTGCCTTCGTGTAGGGGTGCTGGGGGTTCTCGAACAGTTCCGTCTTGTCGGCGACCTCGACCACGTGGCCGAGGTACATCACCGCGACCCGATCGGAGATGTGCCGAATGACCGAGAGGTCGTGGGCGATGAAGAGGTAGGTGAGGCCGAACTCCTCCTGTAACTCCTCCATCGTGTTCAGCACCTGGGCCTGGATGGAGACGTCCAGCGCGGAGACGGGTTCGTCGCAGACGACGAAGTCGGGGTCGACCGACAGCGCCCGCGCGAGGTTGATCCGCTGGCGCTGGCCCCCGGAGAACGCGTGGGGATACCGGTTGTAGTGGTGCGGATCGAGGCCGACCTTCTCGAGCAATTCCTTGGCGCGCGCCTCCCGTCCCTCGTCGTCGAACATGTCGTGGGCGCGCATCGGCTCCTCGATGATCTGGCCGACCTTCATCCGCGGGTCCAGCGATGACTGGGGATCCTGGAAGATCATCTGGATCTCCGATCGCTTCCGCCGGAGTTCCTCGCCGCTCATCTCGGCCAGGTCCTCGCCCTTGAACCGGATCGTCCCGTCCGTCGGGTCGAGCAATCGCAGGATCGTCCGTCCGAGCGTGCTCTTGCCGCAGCCGGACTCGCCGACGAGCCCCAGCGTCTCGCCCATCTCGATCTCGAAGGAGACGTCGTCGACGGCTTTCACGTGATCGACGCCGAAGCTCACCGGCGGGAACCGATCGCGTTCGACGTTGATCGACGCGAACAGCCCGGAGTCTGACTGGAAGTACTTCGTCAATCCGTCGACCTCGAGCAACGTCTCGCCCTGTTCGAGATCCATGTCCCCGAAGCCGATCGGGTCCTCGGGCTTACTCACGTCGATCACCTCCGTCGGACCCGCCGTCCGTCGAGGTGGCTCCACTCTCGACGGACGAGTCCGGTCCGGAGTCGCCCTCCGTTCCCGTTTCGCCGACCCTCACGTCGGCCTCGTCACCCGGTTCGAGCGGGACGCTCTCGGTGTACCCCACGTCGAAGACGTCGTGTTTCACGCAGGCCGCCCGGTGCGGGTAGCCGTCTGCTCGATCGATCTCCCGGGTATCGGGGTGGACCTGCGTACAGACCTCCCGGGCGTCCGGACAGCGGGGGTGGAACCGACAGCCCGAGGGTGGATTGATCGCCTCGGGCATCACCCCCTCGATCGGCTCGAGGTCGGTGGCCCGATCGGGGCGGGGCATCGAGTTCAGCAGAGCCTCCGTGTAGGGGTGTTTCGTGTCGTAGAACAGTTCGTCCACGGGGGCCTGTTCGACGATCTCGCCGAGGTACATCACGTTCACCCGATCGCAGATTTCGGCGACGACGCCCAGGTCGTGGGTCACCCAGATGAAACTCGTGCCGTATTTCTGCTGGAGTTCGTCGACGAGGTCGATGATCTGGCCCTCGACGGTGACGTCGAGCGCGGTGGTGGGCTCGTCGGCGATGATCAGGTTCGGCTCGCAGGCCAGCGCCATCGCGATCAGCACCCGCTGGCGCATCCCGCCGGAGAACTGGTGGGGGTACTCCTCGTAGCGCTCCTCTGGATCCGGAATCCCCACCTCGCGGAGCATCTCGATCGCCTCGGCCTTCGCCTCGTCGCTCGGCAGGTCCCGGTTGAGTTCGATGAACTCGCGAAGCTGCCCGCCCACCGTGAACACGGGGTTCAGCGACTCCATCGGGTCCTGGAAGATGACGGCGATCTCGTTGCCGCGGATCCGGGTGCGGATCTCCTCGTTCGAGAGCATGTCGTCGCGCTCCCGGAGTTCGCCGTCCGGCCCCTCCTCGAGGCCGAAGATCGTCTCGCCCTTGTA
Encoded here:
- a CDS encoding DEAD/DEAH box helicase — protein: MAATDENGSQPTIEHPLLAPDFLERRLYQLQLAGTAANHHTLVCLPTGLGKTTVSLLVTARRLDEVGGKSLMLAPTKPLVQQHAEFYREALQIPDDEIVVFTGDVSPEDRAALWAESTIVMATPQVIENDLVGSRISLSDVTHCTFDECHRATGDYAYNYIAERYHADASDPLVTGMSASPGGDEEAILDVCENLGIQEIEVMTEDDADVAEFTHDTDVEWERIDLPDEVLEIRDALNEVIKDRLEKLKELGVADSTQPDQSQKDLNRMRAELQQLINNDQSEGFEGMSVHAEVMKLRQAVTLVETQSVEALRRYFDRQRNQARSSGASKASQRMVSDPRVREAMRKAERFDELHPKYRKTRMLLAETLGLDDGERVIVFTESRDTAEALTDFLSESFDAKRFVGQGDREGSDGMTQTQQKEVLDEFRAGEFEVLVSTSVAEEGLDVPEVDLVLFYEPVPTAIRSIQRKGRTGRQSEGRVVVLMAEDTRDEAYFWISRRREKEMEAELRELKGMADEIEDELDAAQQSLAAFDTGAKVDGESPEPGDGSGGSTGSGGVSGQPGLQEFGDTHSESGTGSEDGSADDDVETHEPHAEGDAIEIVADQREMDANIARDLSRREECEVRLETLEVGDYVCSDRVVVERKSVADFVDSLVGGDRSVFEQVGAMARHYSRPIVVVEGDGLYEQRDVHPNAVRGALSSLAVDFGASVLRTEDESETMELLAVIAGREQETADREVSVHGEKQSKTLAEQQEYVVSSIAEIGPVTARSLLEEFGTVEAMMIATEDELQEAEGVGQVTAERIREVIGSEYTG
- a CDS encoding nucleotidyltransferase domain-containing protein gives rise to the protein MPELDDRYLDALETLATALDDRDVTWALTGSTSFALQGVPLSPDDIDVQTTEDGAYAIEDAFSERVVDPVSVSESERIRSHFGAIDLDGVRVEIMGAVQKRRDDGTWDPPVDVTDHRTIVDTGRVRVPVLSLDYEATAYERLGRSERAALLEEYSGE
- a CDS encoding antitoxin VapB family protein, encoding MATRIRVDGDTYEALAALKGDDETFDDLLSRLIGERRKSIRNGAGLWEGTDAAERARAMQVSATPRTR
- a CDS encoding TspO/MBR family protein gives rise to the protein METSTIGTRLPDGKSIGTAIGFVLLVNLVGALPATTSSPDSSWFRSLEKPAFYPPDIAFPIVWTLLFTLLGIALWLVWRSDADARGAALGLFAAQMAFNVAWTPAFFGLERPLLALGVIVVLWMLVAATIAAFRRVDRRAAALLVPYLAWITFAAVLNAEIWRLNA
- a CDS encoding ABC transporter ATP-binding protein, producing the protein MPAIELRGVTKRYGRAGLFRGRSVTALHDLDLTVRNGEIFGFLGPNGAGKSTTIDILLDYTAPTEGSVRVLGHDVATESTAVRERVGVLPDGYGPIGERTGREHVEFAIEAKDAADDPDDLIERVGMRGVGDYPVEQYSKGMAQRLMLAVALVGNPDLLILDEPSTGLDPNGARTMRRIVREENERGATVFFSSHIMEQVEAVADRVAILDGGELVAVDTIDALRESSGSTATVTIELSTIPGDALDRVRSIEGVTGLRTDGTTVTVACDDRAKAPVIATLHGSVADVTDVTTSETSLEELFETYTRGVAQ
- a CDS encoding ABC transporter permease subunit, with amino-acid sequence MTSPDTLALFVREDVLDTVRERQFHLLVGIYVVLGLLVTYAAGRSASATGSDVELVPPLLALFTMLTPLLALGFFATAIVEKRTSGALKIVLGLPIPRETVVLGTFVGRSLVVCTAVVVSLLAAVPVALLQGVTADPVRLAGVAALLALLGVTFTALAVAVSAVVRTTTRATVAAFGLFVVFFFRLWDRLPYTALYVRHGFSYPETTPEWVAFVTALNPVAAYTYLLTGLFPDLDSGTFVTPPADPAFYEAPAFALVVLVGWIVVATAIGTLRFRATDV
- a CDS encoding dolichol kinase; this encodes MADELKRRLVHASGSGLVALYLLANYLDLGLTWPRFKILMVVLATGTIVLEFVRLRIGLDWRLYEVLTREYEQDNPAGYALYMISMAAVVVVFEPDIALPAMLMLSLGDPISGAVSDNTLQRIKPPKVLITMFLVSTVIAIPFLGLVAAMAAAVGATLADGVTLEIRTYIVDDNLTIPIYAAVLAWFAIEYLPV
- the glyS gene encoding glycine--tRNA ligase, with amino-acid sequence MSEQQATTDASEATSEKLVELAKRRGYFFQSSGAYGGVGGFYTFGPQGAALKGNVEDAWRDRFAVAEGNMEIDAPTIMPEPVFEASGHLDGFDDMLVECPECGESHRADHVVEDNTMYEDAESLEIPEVEEVIAEYELVCPSCGAGLAGQAVEAFNLMFATNIGPGDSQPGYLRPETAQGIFVEFPRLKEYARNQLPFGVTQIGRAYRNEISPRRSIIRTREFTQAELEYFVDPEEDDPDLEAVEDVAVTLYPASEQNKDEGEEIQTTIGDAVSEGIIGDEWVAYFLGVAKPWYDAVGVDMDRFRFRQHLSGERAHYAADCWDAESEIDGNWIEMAGFAYRSDYDLSKHAEYADDRFTIFKQYDEPKTVERATVDPDMSYLGPEFGGDAQAVVEELETLAGRDRAAFDGDTVEIELEGETHEIPVEKTGFSVDEETIAGEHIVPHVVEPSFGVDRLVYTVLHHAYREDEVDGEERTYLELEPEVAPTFVGVFPLQSDAELVDEASAIVDDLRAAGLSVTYDDSGNIGRRYRRQDEVGTPFCVTVDYETIEADEATVTVRERDSTEQTRIPIEDLPETMSALRTGDREFDDLE
- a CDS encoding CBS domain-containing protein, whose amino-acid sequence is MNVADAMTPREDVVTVDLPGTRSDVLEYLQERSFSSVPVIKSTDDGPEYRGLVSRDALIEQPDEDQLVMLLDDVPTTTAGTALEDVARTMVEEGARRVPVVDGEFEGIVTVTDVIHAIATGDQEADGDVETYASENVNTTYEGAPLPVAERELSYANVPYTVALDDDGEMSGVLTEVDIIDVARIVEGEEETGDNFGDQDDEWSWEGIKAVGSRYLPTRDIEIPAEPVSEFMSDDVVTVSGSTSIQEAAQKLISNDIEQIPMVAGEQLVGIARDIDLLEALYE
- a CDS encoding DUF7556 family protein, with the protein product MVPNPHTVSADDTIVGSIDSTESSDEYVIADISADGAWLSMEADAAPTLPAMR